In the genome of Bacteroides mediterraneensis, the window GTCTAGTATTTGGAGTGGAACCAGTGCACTGTTAGTTAACTTAGGTGACTACAGCGGAAGTATGGATCCCTACTCTTATGAATATTTATCATTCTTTGGCCGCGCTGAATATGCATACAAAGAAAAATATTATGCAGATTTTTCTGTACGAAATGACGCCTCTTCTCGCTTCGGAGCGGATAACCGTGCAGCAACCTTCTTCTCTGGTGGCTTAATGTGGAACATGAAAGAAGAAGCATTTTTGAAGGATGTTGATTTCCTTACTACATTAAAAATAAAAGGTAGTGTCGGTTCCACAGGAAACTCTGAAATTGGAAATTACGATCATCTAGGACTTGTAGGTACCCGCAATTATAACACACAAGGAGGATGGTATATTTCTTCTCCTGGAAATGATCAGTTAGGTTGGGAAACACAAATCTTGACAAATATCGGAGTTGAAGCATCATTCTTTGATCGTATCCGGACAGAAATCACATGGTATAACCGTCAGACAAAAGATATGCTGATGGAAGTTCCGGTTCCTTATACAACTGGGTTCTCTACAATTATGCAGAACATTGGTTCCATGAAAAACACGGGTGTGGAATTATCATTCGGAGTTGATATCATCAAAACGAAAGATATGTTGCTGCAGTTCAATATGAACTATGCATACAACAAGAATGAAATCACTGAACTGTTTTATGGATATGAAGAATGGCCGATGCCAAGTTACTCTTTGACTTACAAAGTAGGTGAACCTCTTCAATTCTATATGCCTGTCTATGCAGGAGTAGATCCGGCAGACGGTAAACAAATGTGGTATGTTCCTGGAACAAATGGAGAAACGACGAAGGATGCCGACCTTGCTAGTTCTGGAGCTTTAGACCAAGCTACTGGTGTGACTCAATATGCTCCTCATACGGGTGGATTTAATTTAAATTTCTCTTGGAAAGGACTCTCTATTGGCGCAGATTTCGCATGGGTTCTAGGCAAACACATGGTAAATAACGATAGATATTTCTCTGAAAACCCAGCAAACTTTGCCGGATATAACCAATCCACAGAGGTTCTCAATGAATGGGAAAATCCTGGAGATATTACCAGCATGCCGAAGTATGGAGAAATTATGATTTTTGATACGCACTTGCTGGAAAACGCCTCTTTCTTACGTTTAAAGAATTTGGCCATAGGATATCAGTTCCCTAAAAATTGGCTAGAAAAAACCAAAATCATCAAGAACTTTAAAATAACAGCTGCTGCACGTAACTTGTTTACTATTACGAAATACAAAGGAGCTGACCCGGAAATTGACTCTAACTTAACATATGGAGCATTCCCAAATACTAAGCAATTTACAATTGGAGCTGAAATCACATTCTAATTCAAAATGACATATATTATGAATAAAATAGTATTAGGAACTTTATTTTCTGCAATGGCTGTTCTTACGGCATGTGATTTGGACAAATATCCAGAGACCAACATCTCTACAGAAACGTCATGGCAAACCATAGATGATGCAACCCGTTTTGAGACCGGTTTATATTCGTTTTTACAAACTATAAACGGAGGACTCTATATTTATGCATCAGACTATCAGTCTGACTTATTTAATGCTACGTACTCTTTTGCAAATAGAGGAGGAGATTTGCATAGATGGGACTTTACAAGTTCACAATATGATATAGAAGATATTTACAAGAATAACTACTTCTGCATCACAAATTGTAATAATATAATCAATAATATTGATAACATCACTCTTGAAAACGAAGAGGATCAACAAAAGGCTAAGAATATAAAAGGCACAGCATATTTGATACGTGCTTTATGTTATCATACACTTGCTTTACGTTTTGCTAAAGATTATGAGCCCGAAACAGCGGCTTCCAATTTGGGCTTGCCAATCGTTTTAGAAGTAGATCCTAATGCCAAACCGAGTCGTTCTTCATTGGCTGATACTTATAAGCAAATCAAATCAGATATAGCAGAAGCTAGAAAACTAATGACAAAGGAAGGGGCATCTAATTCCATTTATTTAACCACAGATGTGATTGATGCTTTAGAAGCACGTGTAGATTTGTATATGCACAACTATACGGAGGCTATTACTTTATCAGAATCACTAATGAATAAATATCCATTGTCTACGACAGAGGCTGATTTATCTAAAGTATTTCTAAACGATGAAGGAAGTGAAATTATATATAAGGTATTCTCATCTATAGATGAAAGAACCAATGAACTTCCTTATTATTTATATTGGAATACATCTGTTGAAAGTTATAGCCCTGATTTCATCCCTTCACAATGGGTTCTTGATTTGTATGAATCTAATGACATAAGAAAAGATGCCTATTTCTTGTGTGACAAAGTGGTCTGTGGAGATAAATCAGCTAATGATATTTATATGTTGAATAAATATCCTGGAAATCCGGATTTAAAAAATACAACTTATGAATATTATAATATGGCAAAGTTGTTTAGAAGTGCAGAGTTCTATTTGATTGCAGCTGAAGCCTCTTATAGAGAAGGTAATGAACCTGAAGCTTTAAATTACTTAAATAGTTTACGCGTTAAACGTGGCGCATCTAGTCTTTCAAAAAGTGAAAACGACCTATTCACATCTATTAAAGAAGAATGGATTAGAGAATTTATTGGTGAAGGAATGCGTCTTAATGATTTAAAAAGATGGCATGACGGATTCCAACGCCACGATCCTCAGAATCTGAATATTCTGTCCATAGGAACAGGTATGGAATCTTTAAACATTAGCTCTGATAATCAAAAGTTTGTATGGGAAATTCCTGCAAATGATCAAAATGCGAATAAAAATATCGTTCCTAACTGGAACTAATTTTATTTTCTCTTAATAAAAGGGGGCGGTTTTCAATTCGAAATCCGCCCCCTTTTTGTATGCATAAACTTCAAAATATCCACTTACAGACACCAAAAAAACCGGAACCACAGTTTTCTGCAGCCCCGGCTTCCTTTTATATAATTATCCGATTGTTATCAGAACAGTTTAGAAGGATACTCACCTGCATCCACCAAAGCCTGAATCTTGTCAACCACGCTCTGACGGTCGGCAGCGTATGTCACACCGAACCACTTGGAAGTAGTATCCAGCACTTTTACAGTAGCAGTGCCCTCATTAATCAATTTATTCACCATCAACGGAATAAAGTATTCACATTTCAGGTTTTCAATATTAGCTTTCAGGAACTCTACGAAATAGTCTTCAGAATATTTGAAATAGTCTGGAGTGAAACCCCACATATTCATTGAAACAGGCGTATTATCTTCAATACCTACCCACTCACCTTTTTCATCTTTATAAGAAACGACTCCGTTCACACGCATGATTTCCGTACGTTCCACCACGGTAGTCAGATGGGCATTCTCGTCGGTAGAGCAGATGCCGCGGGCTACAGAACCACTATCGGACAATGTATTTCCCACACGGAAACCAACCATACAGTAATCGTTCTTAGTTCCTTCAGGAAGCTCTGACAAATATTTGCCGATTACGGCAAAGCTGTCACGGCCATAGAAGTCGTCTGCGTTGATTACGGCAAACGGTTCTTTAATGACATCCTTACCCATCAATACCGCATGGTTTGTTCCCCACGGTTTTACACGGCCTTCCGGACAAGTGAAGCCCTCCGGCAAGTTCGTCAAATCCTGGAACACAACTTCCACAGGAATATGGTTTTCATATTTGCTTACAATCTTTTCACGGAAATCTTTTTCAAAATCACGACGGATTACGAATACCAATTTGCCAAAACCACCACGAATTGCATCAAAAATAGAATAATCCATGATTGTTTCGCCGTTAGGACCCAGTCCGTCAAGTTGTTTCAAGCCACCGTAACGACTCCCCATACCAGCAGCCAATACAAATAAAGTTGGTTTCATAAAGTTGTATATAAATTTAGTAACTCCACAAAGGTAAACAAATAATGTGATTTCAGCCCACAGTTCATAAACAAAAAGTATCATTATTTGGTTCTTTTTTGTATATTCGCAATATCTAATTGCTCAACAGCGTATGAAAAAGTATATAAAATGGGGAGGAATCGTGTTGGCAAGCCCATTCATCCTTTTCATCCTACTATGCATATTGATTTACATACCCCCTGTCCAAAATTTCATTGTGGACAAGGCTACAGCGTATGCATCGCAAGCTACGGGCATGCAGATTCATATACAACGCATTTCTCTGTCGTTTCCACTGGACCTGGTCGTACATGAAACTACCGTGAAAGACCAAAAAGATACCCTGCTGGACGTAGAAGAACTCACCGTAAAAATCCAACTGCTTCCTCTGCTGAAGAAACAGATAGAAGTGGATGGAGTGGGACTGAAAAATGCGTCTGTAAATACATCCAACCTGATTGAAGGGATATCACTGAAAGGAAAACTGGGCGAATTTTTCCTGAAATCACACGGAGTAGACCTGACACCGGAAACAGCCGTTCTTAATGAGCTGACATTGAAAAATGCAGATTTAAAGATGTGTCTGGCCGATACCACGGCACAAGATACCACCCGGAGCGCACCAATTTTCTGGAAATTCAAGCTGGAAAAAATAGACTTGCACAATGTCGGCTTCCAGATGGATATGCCACTCGACACGATGAATTTTGGGATTGTGGTAAAAAACGCTTCCCTGCGTGACGGACTGGTAGACCTGCATAAAGAAGCTTATTCGGCCAACGAGCTCAAACTTTTGAACGGTCGGGTATTTTATAATTCCGGAAATTCAGCCCCACTGGAAAAGGGTTTAGACCCTTCGCACATTATGCTTTCTGAAGTGAATCTGCAACTGGATTCCCTCTATTATCAGGGCAACAATATCCGTGCACTCCTACATCAATTTGAATTAAAAGAGCGCTCCGGACTGGAAATCACCTCTTCGGAAGGAAAGTTACAGGCAGACGACAAAGCAATCCGTGTGCCCGGACTGCAAATCAAAACCCCCAATTCTTTCATAACCTTCAACGCCACTGCCGACTGGTCTGTGACCGAACAGAATCAAGACGGAGTACTAGAAGGACAGTTAATGGCCGAAATCGGGAAAACTGATTTGTTCAAACTTATTCCCGACATGCCGAAGGAATTTATCCAATCGTTCCCGTCTGCCCCATTGCAAATCCGTATGGACATAAACGGAACCCTACAGGATTTAAAGCTGGCAACGTGTCAGATGAAAATTGCAGATTGTTTCCGGATGGAAGCTAACGGTACAATCAAACATGTACTTGACAGCATATCCAGAGAGGGTGTCATCAACCTGAATACGAATTTCTACCGGATGAATTTTCTGGAAAGCCTGACGGGAGGTATGCTGATTCCTTCGGGGACACAACTTCAAGGTAAGGCGCAAATGAAAGGAAATGACCTGCAGGCAGAAACCCGATTGAACCACAAGGAAGGCTATGTGGAACTGGACGGGAAGTATAACCTTCTGACAGAAGCCTATCAGGCGGATTTGAATATAGACCAACTGAATCTGCATAATTTCATGCCGATGGACTCTTTGTTCGAACTGTCTGCCCAGGCACACGTAAAAGGAAAAGGGTTCGACTTCTTCTCTCCTCGTACGTGGTTAAAGGTAGATGCCGCACTTTCTCATCTGCAATATGCCTCACACACGCTTTCAGGCGTACAACTCCAAGCTGGATTAAAAAACTCACAGGCAAACATGACACTGAACATAAAAGACAATGTCATGCAAATATCCTCTCAACTGGACGCATCATTACATCCGTCACGTGTCAAGGCAGACGGACTGATTCAGATAGCCAATTTAGACTGGTATGGAATGGGGATAGTCAAAACTCCTTTTAAGACTTCAAGCAACATTGATCTTCATTTGAATACCAATATGAAGAAAAGACATGGAATACAGGTTTCTGTCAAAGATATCCGATTAATCACGGAAAAACAGACCTACAAGACAAAAGATCTTCACATGGGATTTACTACGGCACGTGATTCCATTCATAGCTTTGTCAATGCAGGCGACCTGACCTTCCTGTTCCGTAGCAAAGGAGGAATTGACGAACTGGGCAACCAGTTTACCCGATTGACTCAGGCATTGGATATGCAATGGAAAAAAAGGCATATCGACCAAACGGCCTTAAAAGAGTTACTTCCTAACGCCCAACTGCGTATTTTAGCAGGAAAAGATAACCCTATTTCCAATATGCTGGCCATCCGGAAAATCAATTTTGACCGCATGAACGTAAACGTACAGACTTCTCCCGAGGAGGGACTGAATGCGGCCATGAATCTTTATGGGTTAAGGACGGACAGTCTGGCGTTTGATACAATTTATTTCAATGCCTCACAGCAACCTGAAAAGATTTTGTTAAGTAGTGGCATCATTGCGAACGACAAGCCTTTTCAGGAAGCATTCGACATCACGCTCAACGGAGATGTAGAAGCCGACAAAATAAACGCCACCATAGAATATCTGAACGGGAAAAAAGAATGTGGAGTCAACATTGGCATGACAGCCGGCTTGCAGAAAAAAGGCATCAGCCTGCATATCAACCCGTTTGACCCGACATTGGTGTACCGGAAATTTACGGTAAATTCTGACAACTACATCTATCTGAGAGACGACGGGCGTATTTTGGCCGACCTTTCCATCCACGATGAAATGCATACGGGCATCAGCCTTTATTCTACTCCTGATTCTACAGCACAACAGGATCTAACCCTTACATTGAGCCAGATTAATATCGGAGAGTTCAAACGGGTAATCCCTTACATGCCGGATATCAGCGGAATCATCAATGCCGAAGCACATTATGTACAGAAAGACGGCACGGACATGATTTCACTGGAAAATAGTGTGGACCAACTGGCATACAACGGCATCGCATTAGGAGACTGGACATTAAGTGCAGTATACCTGCCCAAACAAAGTGGAGAACAAAGTATCAACGGGTTCATCACCCGGAACAATCAGGAGATTGCCAGCATAGATGGTTCCTATTTCCCGGCAAAAGAAGAAGGGGATGACCGTCTCAGCGCGGAAATGGCTCTACACCATTTTCCTCTGGAGATTGCCAATTCCTTTATTCCCGACCAGATGGCTATTTTAAGTGGAGACGTAGACGGAACCATGAAGGTTTCAGGTAGCAGTGCCAGTCCTTTGATGAACGGACAAATCAACTTGGACAGCGTAAATATCTACATTCCGCAAGCTTCCTTGAATCTTCGTTTTGATGACAGACCGGTGGAAGTGAAAGACAGCAAACTGACATTCAACCGGTTCAAAATCTTCACCAAAGGGAAAACGCCGTTTACCATTGACGGAAGTGTAGACATGGCAGACCTCAGTCAAATGAAAATGGACCTGAAAATGGATGCCAACAATTTTGAGCTGCTGAATGCCAAACAGACCAAACGTTCGCTTGTATTCGGGAAATTATACGTAGACTTCCACTCTACCCTCAAAGGTACTCCGGACAACATGACCATACGTGGCAACATGAATATATTAGGAAGCAGTGACTTTACCTATATATTACAGGATTCTCCTCTTACCGTGGAAGACAAGCTGGGAGAAACGGTCACATTCATGAATTTTAGTGATACGACCTCTGTCAGCCGGAGAATATTACCAGCCTTGACATTGGGTGGAATCGACATGCTGATGACTCTCCACATCGATGAAGCCGTGCAATGCCGGGTCTATCTGGATGAGAAAGGAAGCAATTATATGTATTTTGAAGGAGGGGGAGACTTGTCTTTCCAATACACTCCTGCTGGAAGCATCATTCTAAACGGGAAATACTCTCTTCTGAGCGGAGAGATGAAGTACCAGCTGCCTATCATTCAGCTGAAGACATTCCACATACAAAGCGGAAGCTACATACAATGGAGTGGGAATGCCATGAATCCGCAACTGAACATCAAAGCTACTGAAAGAGTACGTTCGTCCGTAGCACAAGAAGGCCAGGCCTCCCGCATGGTCAACTTTGACGTGGGGGTAAATATCACCAACACATTGGAAGATTTGGGATTTACCTTCATCATTGATGCACCGGAAGACGGAACCATGCAGAACGAACTGGCTTCCATGTCGGCAGAAGAGAAGAACAAAGTGGCTGTAACCATGCTGGTAACAGGAATGTACCTGACGGAAGGGGGCACATTAGGTGGCGGCGGCGGAAGCAGCGTAATGAATTCGTTCCTGCAAGACCAGATTTCGAAAGTGGCCGGAAGTGCCCTCAAGACCATCGACGTGAACTTCGGCATCGAAACCAACAATGGCGAAGAAACCGGACAATCGAGCACAGATTATAACTTCCAATTCGCCAAACGGTTCTGGAACAACCGTATCCGGGTGGTCATCGGCGGAAAGGTTTCCACCGGAAACAACGTACAGCAGGATGAGTCTTTCATCGACAATATTTCATTGGAATACCGTCTGGACAATAGTGGAACACGATATGTAAAACTTTTCCACGACAAGAACTATGAAAGTATCCTCGACGGAGAAGTCACCGAAACTGGTGTAGGTATCGTATTGCGCAAGAAAGTAAGCAAGGTAGGTGAATTGTTTATTTTCAGAAAAAAAGAAAAAACACCCGTTGAAGCTGTAAAAAAAGAGGAAGATGAGAATGAAGATGAAAATAAAGATAAATAGCCGTTTCCTGACAGGGCTTCTGCTGCTTGTAATGATGGCGGCATGCTCTACGACCAAACATCTCCCTGAAGATGAGTTGCTTTACATCGGCACCCCTTCTCCCCAGATTGTCGGATACAAC includes:
- a CDS encoding RagB/SusD family nutrient uptake outer membrane protein; protein product: MNKIVLGTLFSAMAVLTACDLDKYPETNISTETSWQTIDDATRFETGLYSFLQTINGGLYIYASDYQSDLFNATYSFANRGGDLHRWDFTSSQYDIEDIYKNNYFCITNCNNIINNIDNITLENEEDQQKAKNIKGTAYLIRALCYHTLALRFAKDYEPETAASNLGLPIVLEVDPNAKPSRSSLADTYKQIKSDIAEARKLMTKEGASNSIYLTTDVIDALEARVDLYMHNYTEAITLSESLMNKYPLSTTEADLSKVFLNDEGSEIIYKVFSSIDERTNELPYYLYWNTSVESYSPDFIPSQWVLDLYESNDIRKDAYFLCDKVVCGDKSANDIYMLNKYPGNPDLKNTTYEYYNMAKLFRSAEFYLIAAEASYREGNEPEALNYLNSLRVKRGASSLSKSENDLFTSIKEEWIREFIGEGMRLNDLKRWHDGFQRHDPQNLNILSIGTGMESLNISSDNQKFVWEIPANDQNANKNIVPNWN
- a CDS encoding nucleotidyltransferase, with protein sequence MKPTLFVLAAGMGSRYGGLKQLDGLGPNGETIMDYSIFDAIRGGFGKLVFVIRRDFEKDFREKIVSKYENHIPVEVVFQDLTNLPEGFTCPEGRVKPWGTNHAVLMGKDVIKEPFAVINADDFYGRDSFAVIGKYLSELPEGTKNDYCMVGFRVGNTLSDSGSVARGICSTDENAHLTTVVERTEIMRVNGVVSYKDEKGEWVGIEDNTPVSMNMWGFTPDYFKYSEDYFVEFLKANIENLKCEYFIPLMVNKLINEGTATVKVLDTTSKWFGVTYAADRQSVVDKIQALVDAGEYPSKLF
- a CDS encoding translocation/assembly module TamB domain-containing protein, yielding MKKYIKWGGIVLASPFILFILLCILIYIPPVQNFIVDKATAYASQATGMQIHIQRISLSFPLDLVVHETTVKDQKDTLLDVEELTVKIQLLPLLKKQIEVDGVGLKNASVNTSNLIEGISLKGKLGEFFLKSHGVDLTPETAVLNELTLKNADLKMCLADTTAQDTTRSAPIFWKFKLEKIDLHNVGFQMDMPLDTMNFGIVVKNASLRDGLVDLHKEAYSANELKLLNGRVFYNSGNSAPLEKGLDPSHIMLSEVNLQLDSLYYQGNNIRALLHQFELKERSGLEITSSEGKLQADDKAIRVPGLQIKTPNSFITFNATADWSVTEQNQDGVLEGQLMAEIGKTDLFKLIPDMPKEFIQSFPSAPLQIRMDINGTLQDLKLATCQMKIADCFRMEANGTIKHVLDSISREGVINLNTNFYRMNFLESLTGGMLIPSGTQLQGKAQMKGNDLQAETRLNHKEGYVELDGKYNLLTEAYQADLNIDQLNLHNFMPMDSLFELSAQAHVKGKGFDFFSPRTWLKVDAALSHLQYASHTLSGVQLQAGLKNSQANMTLNIKDNVMQISSQLDASLHPSRVKADGLIQIANLDWYGMGIVKTPFKTSSNIDLHLNTNMKKRHGIQVSVKDIRLITEKQTYKTKDLHMGFTTARDSIHSFVNAGDLTFLFRSKGGIDELGNQFTRLTQALDMQWKKRHIDQTALKELLPNAQLRILAGKDNPISNMLAIRKINFDRMNVNVQTSPEEGLNAAMNLYGLRTDSLAFDTIYFNASQQPEKILLSSGIIANDKPFQEAFDITLNGDVEADKINATIEYLNGKKECGVNIGMTAGLQKKGISLHINPFDPTLVYRKFTVNSDNYIYLRDDGRILADLSIHDEMHTGISLYSTPDSTAQQDLTLTLSQINIGEFKRVIPYMPDISGIINAEAHYVQKDGTDMISLENSVDQLAYNGIALGDWTLSAVYLPKQSGEQSINGFITRNNQEIASIDGSYFPAKEEGDDRLSAEMALHHFPLEIANSFIPDQMAILSGDVDGTMKVSGSSASPLMNGQINLDSVNIYIPQASLNLRFDDRPVEVKDSKLTFNRFKIFTKGKTPFTIDGSVDMADLSQMKMDLKMDANNFELLNAKQTKRSLVFGKLYVDFHSTLKGTPDNMTIRGNMNILGSSDFTYILQDSPLTVEDKLGETVTFMNFSDTTSVSRRILPALTLGGIDMLMTLHIDEAVQCRVYLDEKGSNYMYFEGGGDLSFQYTPAGSIILNGKYSLLSGEMKYQLPIIQLKTFHIQSGSYIQWSGNAMNPQLNIKATERVRSSVAQEGQASRMVNFDVGVNITNTLEDLGFTFIIDAPEDGTMQNELASMSAEEKNKVAVTMLVTGMYLTEGGTLGGGGGSSVMNSFLQDQISKVAGSALKTIDVNFGIETNNGEETGQSSTDYNFQFAKRFWNNRIRVVIGGKVSTGNNVQQDESFIDNISLEYRLDNSGTRYVKLFHDKNYESILDGEVTETGVGIVLRKKVSKVGELFIFRKKEKTPVEAVKKEEDENEDENKDK